In Streptomyces sp. 840.1, one DNA window encodes the following:
- a CDS encoding electron transfer flavoprotein subunit beta/FixA family protein, whose translation MSLRIVVCVKYVPDATGDRHFADDLTLDREDVDGLLSELDEYAVEQALQIADGADDAEVTVLTVGPEDAKDALRKALSMGADKAVHVEDDDLHGTDVIGTSLVLAKAIEKTGYDLVISGMASTDGTMGVVPALLAERLGVPQVTLLSEVSVEGGVVRGRRDGDTASERLEASLPAVVSVTDQSGEARYPSFKGIMAAKKKPVQSLDLDDLGIEADEVGLGGAWTAVDSAAARPARTAGTIVKDEGEGGKALAEFLAGQKFI comes from the coding sequence GTGAGCTTGAGGATCGTTGTCTGTGTGAAGTACGTGCCCGACGCGACCGGTGACCGGCATTTCGCCGATGACCTGACGTTGGACCGTGAGGATGTCGACGGGCTGTTGTCGGAGCTGGATGAGTACGCGGTCGAGCAGGCGTTGCAGATCGCGGACGGGGCCGATGACGCGGAGGTCACCGTGTTGACGGTGGGTCCGGAGGACGCCAAGGACGCGTTGCGCAAGGCGCTGTCGATGGGTGCGGACAAGGCTGTTCACGTCGAGGACGACGATCTGCACGGCACGGATGTGATCGGGACGTCGTTGGTGCTGGCGAAGGCCATCGAGAAGACGGGTTACGACCTGGTGATCTCGGGGATGGCGTCGACGGACGGGACGATGGGTGTGGTTCCGGCGCTGCTCGCGGAGCGGCTGGGGGTGCCGCAGGTGACGCTGCTGTCGGAGGTGTCGGTCGAGGGCGGGGTCGTGCGGGGCCGTCGGGACGGTGACACGGCCTCGGAGCGGTTGGAGGCGTCGCTGCCGGCGGTGGTGTCGGTGACCGACCAGTCGGGCGAGGCGCGTTACCCGTCGTTCAAGGGGATCATGGCGGCGAAGAAGAAGCCGGTTCAGTCGCTGGATCTGGATGATCTGGGGATCGAGGCCGACGAGGTGGGTCTGGGTGGTGCGTGGACCGCGGTCGACTCCGCGGCCGCGCGTCCGGCCCGCACGGCGGGCACGATCGTGAAGGACGAGGGCGAGGGCGGCAAGGCGCTGGCGGAGTTCCTGGCCGGCCAGAAGTTCATCTGA
- a CDS encoding TetR family transcriptional regulator translates to MTEDRGPAKKPPMRDVLAEAAFGLFMERGFERTTVDDIVARAGVGRRSFFRYFPSKEDAVFPDHERCLADMTAFLEAADGGGDPVDTVCDAARLVLRMYAVNPEFSVQRYRLTREVPGLRTYELSVVRRYERTLAGYLERRGAGTRDAALRAEVIAASVVAAHNNGLRSWLRSGGEGDAGAEVDRALELVRTVWGRAAEPSAAPPAAASGEDEVIVVVATKNAPMWRVVQRIESALGKD, encoded by the coding sequence ATGACTGAGGACCGCGGACCTGCCAAGAAGCCGCCCATGCGTGACGTGCTTGCCGAGGCGGCCTTCGGCCTCTTCATGGAGCGCGGGTTCGAGCGGACCACGGTGGACGACATCGTCGCCAGGGCGGGGGTGGGGCGGCGTTCGTTCTTCCGCTACTTCCCTTCGAAGGAGGACGCGGTCTTTCCCGATCACGAACGCTGTCTCGCGGACATGACCGCGTTCCTGGAGGCCGCCGACGGCGGCGGCGACCCGGTGGACACGGTGTGCGACGCGGCCCGGCTCGTGCTGCGGATGTACGCCGTGAACCCGGAGTTCTCCGTGCAGCGCTACCGGCTCACCCGGGAGGTGCCCGGTCTGCGCACCTACGAACTCTCCGTGGTGCGCCGCTACGAGCGGACCCTCGCCGGGTACCTGGAGCGGCGCGGCGCCGGTACCCGGGACGCCGCGCTCCGGGCGGAGGTGATCGCCGCCTCGGTGGTCGCGGCGCACAACAACGGCCTCCGGTCCTGGCTGCGTTCGGGCGGTGAGGGCGATGCCGGGGCCGAGGTGGACCGGGCGCTGGAGCTCGTCCGCACGGTGTGGGGCAGGGCGGCCGAGCCTTCCGCGGCGCCGCCCGCCGCGGCCTCCGGCGAGGACGAGGTGATCGTGGTGGTCGCGACGAAGAACGCCCCCATGTGGCGCGTGGTGCAGCGCATCGAATCGGCCCTCGGCAAGGACTGA
- a CDS encoding Zn-ribbon domain-containing OB-fold protein: MFSTGTDVGRTGRTACDTAEPHTVEGLVYQLCRWCGTASFRKLLCPVCASSDLEPERSDGHGVVVRSSVVNRYSRVMRNESLVRFPEGFVYRCRIVGAAPHLVSVGDRVRPVDGTTSEAGEVVLELCDPPLTAGWY, encoded by the coding sequence GTGTTCAGTACCGGAACCGATGTGGGGCGGACGGGGCGGACGGCCTGCGACACGGCGGAGCCGCACACCGTGGAAGGGCTGGTCTACCAGCTGTGCCGATGGTGCGGCACCGCGTCCTTCCGTAAACTCCTTTGCCCTGTCTGCGCGTCGAGCGATCTCGAACCGGAACGCAGCGACGGTCACGGCGTCGTCGTACGGTCCAGCGTCGTGAACCGCTATTCGCGGGTGATGCGGAACGAGTCGCTCGTGCGCTTTCCCGAGGGCTTCGTGTACCGGTGCCGGATCGTGGGCGCGGCTCCCCATCTCGTGAGCGTCGGTGACCGGGTCCGGCCCGTCGACGGTACGACCTCCGAGGCGGGTGAGGTGGTCCTCGAACTGTGCGACCCGCCCCTCACTGCAGGCTGGTACTGA
- a CDS encoding NAD(P)-dependent alcohol dehydrogenase, protein MRAALYDRFGPPEVLYVGTVPVPDVRPDDVLVRVHAVGVNGGELFGRAGKVRLVTGRRFPQRTGIDFAGEIAEVGPSVSGVRVGERVWGVLPRRLGSAAEYVAVPPRNISPAPANLTPEESVSLLAGGTTSLTALTAKSGLGRGERLLVRGGSGGVGSVAVQLGKVLGAHVTALAGAKNLDFVRGLGADEAFDYRTTGPAELGTFDVVLDTVGTQHRAYRRLLAPGGRMVAVAFDIDRLVPSVSYLLASAVHGSRRVRFFSGNPHTELLTRVARYAEEGGIRPVVDTVHPLAEVAAAHRALDDGGVRGKHVIRIAGPAGGGPAGSAAATHPRG, encoded by the coding sequence ATGCGCGCGGCCCTCTACGACCGGTTCGGCCCCCCGGAGGTGCTGTACGTGGGCACGGTTCCCGTGCCGGACGTGCGGCCCGACGACGTGCTGGTCCGCGTCCACGCGGTCGGGGTCAACGGCGGTGAGCTGTTCGGCCGGGCCGGGAAGGTGCGTCTCGTGACGGGGCGCCGGTTCCCCCAGCGCACCGGGATCGACTTCGCGGGCGAGATCGCCGAGGTGGGCCCGTCGGTGTCCGGGGTGCGGGTGGGTGAGCGGGTGTGGGGTGTGCTGCCGCGACGCCTCGGCAGCGCGGCCGAGTACGTCGCCGTCCCGCCCCGGAACATCTCGCCCGCCCCGGCGAACCTGACGCCCGAGGAAAGCGTCTCCCTGCTGGCCGGAGGCACCACGAGCCTGACCGCGCTGACCGCCAAGTCCGGCCTCGGGCGCGGCGAGCGGCTTCTGGTGCGCGGCGGGAGCGGCGGGGTCGGCAGCGTCGCGGTGCAGCTCGGCAAGGTGCTCGGCGCCCACGTCACCGCGCTCGCGGGCGCGAAGAACCTCGACTTCGTGCGGGGGCTGGGCGCGGACGAGGCCTTCGACTACCGGACGACCGGCCCTGCCGAACTGGGCACCTTCGACGTCGTCCTGGACACCGTCGGTACCCAGCACCGCGCCTACCGGCGCCTCCTGGCCCCGGGCGGACGCATGGTGGCCGTGGCCTTCGACATCGACCGCCTCGTCCCCTCCGTCTCCTACCTGCTGGCCTCGGCCGTCCACGGCTCCCGGCGGGTGCGCTTCTTCAGCGGCAACCCGCACACCGAGCTGCTCACCCGGGTGGCGCGGTACGCGGAGGAGGGCGGGATCCGCCCCGTCGTGGACACGGTCCACCCCCTGGCGGAGGTGGCGGCCGCCCACCGGGCCCTCGATGACGGCGGCGTACGCGGAAAGCACGTCATACGGATCGCGGGACCGGCCGGCGGTGGTCCGGCCGGATCGGCCGCGGCCACACACCCCAGGGGGTAG
- a CDS encoding TetR/AcrR family transcriptional regulator codes for MPAQPSRKRPATAAEPPASAAPAGLRADARHNRDRILEAAREAYAAHGIDVPVTTIARRAGVGVATLYRRFPTRADLVAEAFSEQLAVCVAALDDALGDPDPWHGFCTLVEKVCAMQAEDRGCTAAFLSRFFDAVDFEGQRARAEEGIARLVRRAQDSGQLRADFDPSDVTLLLLANNGVTGGSPAVSAAASRRLTGYLLQSFRAERSAPLPPPAPLELRRLHQLPPGS; via the coding sequence ATGCCTGCTCAGCCCTCTCGGAAGCGCCCCGCCACAGCCGCTGAACCCCCCGCGTCCGCCGCCCCGGCCGGGCTGCGCGCCGACGCCCGGCACAACCGTGACCGCATTCTCGAAGCCGCCCGTGAGGCCTACGCGGCCCACGGCATCGACGTGCCCGTCACCACGATCGCCCGCCGGGCCGGCGTCGGCGTCGCCACCCTCTACCGGCGCTTCCCCACCCGCGCCGACCTCGTCGCGGAGGCCTTCTCCGAGCAGCTCGCCGTGTGCGTCGCGGCTCTCGACGACGCGCTGGGCGACCCCGACCCCTGGCACGGCTTCTGCACCCTCGTCGAGAAGGTGTGCGCGATGCAGGCCGAAGACCGGGGCTGCACCGCCGCGTTCCTCTCCCGGTTCTTTGACGCCGTCGACTTCGAGGGCCAACGCGCCCGCGCCGAGGAGGGCATCGCCCGGCTGGTACGGCGCGCCCAGGACTCGGGGCAGCTCCGCGCCGACTTCGACCCCAGCGACGTCACGCTCCTGCTGCTGGCGAACAACGGTGTCACCGGGGGCTCCCCGGCCGTGTCGGCGGCCGCGTCCCGGCGGCTCACCGGCTACCTGCTCCAGTCCTTCCGGGCCGAGCGCTCCGCGCCCCTCCCGCCGCCGGCCCCGCTGGAGTTGCGCCGCCTCCACCAGCTCCCGCCCGGATCGTGA
- a CDS encoding acyl-CoA thioester hydrolase/BAAT C-terminal domain-containing protein, whose protein sequence is MADIVESSVRAPGGHGADPWTGFRAVPARGSEAGVLVLSGSSGRIEEERCRLLAREGMAALSIRWFGGPGQPPGICEVPLETFVSALDRLRAGGARRIGVLGVSKGAEAALHLSVAEPRVDAVVALSPTSLTWANIGPGRDGSTEPHRSSWTWRGQPLPFVPYAPGWTASEPAGAPVSVLGWYEQSLRACPDRVPDAAVPVERSGAELVLVAGGDDLMWPSLRYAEELAARRRAAGLPVRLVTRADAGHRPRLPGESAAPASAAFRYGGSPTADAALGAAAWPHIRRALLGPPPDRGNGRDGDSGAGTAASTAGQDSSK, encoded by the coding sequence GTGGCGGACATCGTCGAGAGCAGTGTGCGTGCCCCGGGCGGGCACGGCGCGGATCCCTGGACAGGTTTCCGTGCCGTGCCCGCCCGAGGCAGCGAGGCCGGGGTGCTCGTGCTCTCCGGGTCCAGCGGGCGGATCGAGGAGGAGCGGTGCCGGCTGCTGGCGCGGGAGGGCATGGCCGCCCTCTCGATCCGCTGGTTCGGCGGCCCCGGTCAGCCACCGGGAATCTGTGAAGTCCCCCTGGAGACCTTCGTGTCCGCGCTCGACCGGCTCCGCGCCGGGGGCGCCCGGCGCATCGGTGTACTGGGGGTCTCCAAGGGCGCCGAGGCCGCACTGCACCTGTCGGTCGCCGAACCCCGCGTCGACGCGGTGGTGGCGCTCTCCCCCACCTCACTGACCTGGGCGAACATCGGCCCCGGCCGGGACGGCTCGACGGAGCCCCACCGGTCCTCCTGGACCTGGCGGGGACAGCCGCTGCCGTTCGTCCCCTACGCCCCCGGCTGGACCGCTTCCGAGCCGGCCGGCGCCCCGGTCTCGGTCCTCGGCTGGTACGAACAGAGCCTGCGGGCCTGCCCGGACCGGGTCCCCGACGCGGCCGTCCCGGTGGAGCGGTCCGGCGCCGAACTCGTACTGGTCGCGGGCGGCGACGACCTGATGTGGCCCTCGCTCCGCTACGCCGAGGAGCTGGCCGCCCGGCGCCGGGCGGCCGGCCTCCCCGTCCGGCTGGTCACCCGCGCCGACGCGGGACACCGGCCCCGGCTGCCCGGCGAGAGCGCCGCGCCCGCGTCGGCCGCCTTCCGGTACGGGGGCTCGCCGACGGCCGACGCGGCGCTGGGGGCGGCCGCCTGGCCGCACATCCGCCGCGCGCTCCTCGGCCCGCCCCCGGACAGAGGCAACGGCAGAGACGGGGACAGCGGCGCCGGCACGGCCGCGTCAACCGCGGGTCAGGACTCCTCGAAGTAG
- a CDS encoding SIS domain-containing protein, with protein sequence MSFVEIETASQPDCWRRAADLAQSQAAALPATGERIAVVGCGTSFYMAQAYASLREESGQGESDAFAASEFPFGRRYDRVVALTRSGTTTEVLELLDRLRGVTPTVAITADPQTPVMTSADAVVVLDFADEQSVVQTRFATTLLTLLRAHLGLHTDAVVRDAETALAEPLPEGLLDCTQFTFLGRGWTAGLANEAALKMKEASLSWTEAYAAMEYRHGPISIATTGTATWMFGTAPDGLREQVEGTGARWVESGLDPLAELVRVQRLAIARAAARGLDPDSPRHLTRSVVLADA encoded by the coding sequence GTGTCATTTGTCGAGATCGAGACAGCCAGTCAACCGGACTGCTGGCGTCGCGCCGCAGATCTGGCGCAGAGCCAGGCGGCCGCACTGCCCGCGACGGGTGAGCGCATCGCCGTGGTCGGCTGCGGCACCTCGTTCTACATGGCTCAGGCATACGCCTCGCTCCGTGAGGAGTCCGGCCAGGGCGAGTCCGATGCCTTCGCCGCCTCGGAGTTCCCGTTCGGCCGCCGCTACGACCGGGTCGTGGCGCTCACCCGCTCCGGCACCACGACCGAGGTGCTCGAACTCCTCGACCGGCTGCGCGGCGTCACCCCGACGGTGGCCATCACCGCCGACCCGCAGACCCCGGTGATGACGTCGGCGGACGCGGTCGTCGTGCTCGACTTCGCGGACGAGCAGTCCGTCGTGCAGACCCGCTTCGCGACCACGCTGCTGACCCTGCTCCGCGCCCACCTCGGTCTGCACACCGACGCCGTGGTCCGCGACGCGGAGACCGCGCTGGCCGAGCCGCTGCCCGAAGGACTCCTGGACTGCACCCAGTTCACCTTCCTCGGCCGGGGCTGGACGGCCGGTCTCGCCAACGAGGCCGCACTGAAGATGAAGGAGGCCTCGCTGTCCTGGACGGAGGCGTACGCCGCGATGGAGTACCGCCACGGTCCCATCAGCATCGCCACCACCGGCACCGCGACCTGGATGTTCGGCACCGCCCCCGACGGCCTGCGCGAGCAGGTCGAGGGAACCGGCGCCCGCTGGGTGGAGAGCGGGCTGGACCCGCTCGCCGAGCTCGTCCGCGTCCAGCGCCTGGCCATCGCCCGCGCCGCCGCCCGCGGTCTCGACCCGGACAGCCCGCGCCACCTGACCCGTTCCGTGGTGCTGGCCGACGCCTGA
- a CDS encoding DeoR/GlpR family DNA-binding transcription regulator — protein sequence MSRDSRWNSLLELVGKHGRVDVEDAAKVLDVSAATIRRDLDQLAEQQLLTRTRGGAVAHGVSYELALRYKTGRNAPEKQAIGRAVAELVAVGEVVGLTGGTTITEVARALAVRSDLVGDAAAGAAGQPTLTVVTNALNIANELVIRPQIKIVVTGGVARPQSYELTGPLASGVLGEITLDVAVLGVNAIDTERGAYVHHEGEASINRLLAQQAQRVVVAADSSKIGKRAFARVFDLGMIDFLVTDKGITAEVTARFTEAGVTVIAV from the coding sequence GTGTCCAGGGATTCCCGGTGGAACTCACTGCTGGAGCTCGTCGGTAAGCATGGCCGGGTGGACGTCGAGGACGCCGCGAAGGTGCTGGATGTCTCGGCCGCGACCATCCGCCGAGATCTGGACCAGCTCGCTGAGCAGCAACTGCTCACCCGTACGCGGGGCGGCGCGGTCGCCCACGGTGTCAGTTACGAGCTGGCGCTGCGCTACAAGACGGGGCGCAACGCCCCGGAGAAGCAGGCCATCGGCCGCGCCGTGGCCGAACTGGTCGCGGTCGGCGAAGTGGTGGGGCTGACCGGCGGCACCACCATCACCGAGGTGGCCCGCGCGCTCGCCGTGCGCTCCGACCTGGTGGGGGACGCCGCCGCGGGCGCGGCCGGCCAGCCGACCCTCACCGTGGTCACCAACGCACTCAACATCGCCAACGAGCTGGTGATCCGGCCGCAGATAAAGATCGTGGTGACCGGCGGGGTGGCCCGGCCGCAGTCGTACGAGCTGACGGGCCCGCTGGCCAGTGGCGTGCTGGGCGAGATCACGCTGGATGTCGCGGTGCTGGGTGTCAACGCCATCGACACCGAACGCGGCGCCTACGTCCACCACGAGGGCGAGGCCAGCATCAACCGGCTGCTCGCGCAGCAGGCCCAGCGGGTGGTGGTGGCGGCCGACTCCTCGAAGATCGGCAAGCGGGCCTTCGCCCGGGTCTTCGACCTCGGGATGATCGACTTCCTGGTCACCGACAAGGGGATCACGGCTGAGGTGACGGCCCGTTTCACCGAGGCCGGTGTCACGGTCATCGCTGTCTGA
- a CDS encoding sugar ABC transporter permease: MADVPVTAARQSVPQPRDPDGADLPAGKKRRKNRIRQPLRHRLKRDRALLLLCLPGVLFFALFFYLPLAGNVIAFQDYQPFLGFKESPFVGLANFTALVAEPDFWSAVSNTLQITAIQLVLYFPAPIALALLLNSLISEKIKRFIQTVVYLPHFLSWVVVVAMFKQVLGGAGSVTTLLMEHGVNIGNVMTDPGTFKLLITAQAIWKDTGWGTIIFLASIASIDMAQYESAAMDGAGWLRRIWHITLPGIRPVILMLLILRLGDILSVGFEQIILQRDAVGPDASEVMDTYVYFHGVVDGDWGMSTAAGLMKGVIGFALILAANKLAHRFGEQGVYR; the protein is encoded by the coding sequence ATGGCAGATGTGCCGGTCACAGCAGCGCGGCAGTCCGTGCCGCAGCCCCGCGACCCGGACGGCGCCGACCTGCCCGCCGGGAAGAAGCGCAGGAAGAACCGAATACGCCAGCCGCTCCGGCACCGCCTGAAACGGGACAGGGCGCTCCTGCTCCTCTGCCTGCCGGGTGTGCTGTTCTTCGCGCTGTTCTTCTACCTGCCGCTCGCGGGCAACGTCATCGCCTTCCAGGACTACCAGCCGTTCCTGGGGTTCAAGGAGAGTCCGTTCGTCGGCCTCGCGAACTTCACCGCGCTGGTCGCCGAACCCGACTTCTGGAGCGCGGTCTCCAACACGCTCCAGATCACCGCGATCCAGCTGGTCCTGTACTTCCCCGCGCCGATCGCCCTGGCGCTGCTGCTCAACTCGCTCATCAGCGAGAAGATCAAGCGGTTCATCCAGACCGTGGTGTACCTCCCGCACTTCCTGTCCTGGGTCGTCGTGGTGGCCATGTTCAAGCAGGTGCTGGGCGGCGCGGGTTCGGTCACCACGCTGCTGATGGAGCACGGCGTCAACATCGGCAACGTGATGACGGACCCCGGCACCTTCAAGCTGCTCATCACCGCCCAGGCCATCTGGAAGGACACCGGCTGGGGCACGATCATCTTCCTGGCGTCCATCGCCTCGATCGACATGGCCCAGTACGAGTCCGCCGCGATGGACGGCGCCGGCTGGCTCCGCCGGATCTGGCACATCACCCTGCCGGGCATCCGGCCGGTGATCCTGATGCTGCTGATCCTGCGGCTCGGCGACATCCTCTCGGTCGGCTTCGAGCAGATCATCCTGCAGCGTGACGCCGTCGGCCCGGACGCCTCCGAGGTCATGGACACCTACGTCTACTTCCACGGAGTCGTGGACGGCGACTGGGGCATGAGCACCGCCGCCGGTCTGATGAAGGGCGTCATCGGATTCGCCCTCATCCTCGCCGCCAACAAGCTGGCCCACCGCTTCGGCGAGCAGGGAGTCTACCGATGA
- a CDS encoding carbohydrate ABC transporter permease: MSQQSVATRLRTARFGPKTGGGLRASNGRPPWMERPHWYGQGAKGLALAALTVIVLYPFVLAIGTSLAGREELNANGGYVLLPHHPTLEAYRVILSGGVVTQAALVSIGITLVGTALSLACTVMIAYGTSRPGTVLAKPILLLVLGTFLFAPGIIPTYLAVQQFKMLDTYAALILPVLLNAFNIVVVRSFFQSIPEELYDAARIDGAGEITVLFRIVLPLSKAVLAVVGLFYAVGYWNSFFNAVLYLNDSSKFPIQVILRSYVLNGQSINASAMGVHAVPPATSLQMAVLIIAIVPIFCVYPFLQKFFVKGVLTGAIKG, from the coding sequence ATGAGTCAGCAGTCCGTCGCGACCCGGCTGCGCACCGCCAGGTTCGGCCCGAAGACCGGTGGGGGCCTGCGCGCCTCCAACGGCAGGCCGCCGTGGATGGAGCGCCCCCACTGGTACGGACAGGGTGCCAAGGGCCTGGCCCTGGCCGCCCTCACCGTGATCGTGCTCTACCCGTTCGTCCTCGCCATCGGCACCAGCCTGGCGGGCCGCGAGGAGCTGAACGCCAACGGCGGCTACGTACTTCTGCCGCACCACCCGACCCTGGAGGCCTACCGGGTCATCCTCTCCGGCGGGGTCGTCACGCAGGCCGCGCTGGTCTCCATCGGGATCACGCTGGTCGGCACCGCGCTCAGCCTGGCCTGCACGGTCATGATCGCGTACGGCACCTCGCGGCCGGGCACGGTCCTCGCCAAGCCGATCCTGCTGCTGGTGCTCGGGACCTTCCTCTTCGCCCCCGGCATCATCCCGACGTACCTGGCCGTCCAGCAGTTCAAGATGCTGGACACCTACGCCGCGCTGATCCTTCCGGTCCTGCTCAACGCGTTCAACATCGTGGTCGTCCGCTCCTTCTTCCAGAGCATCCCCGAGGAGCTGTACGACGCGGCGCGGATCGACGGCGCCGGTGAGATCACGGTCCTCTTCCGGATCGTCCTCCCGCTGTCCAAGGCGGTCCTCGCCGTGGTCGGACTCTTCTACGCGGTCGGGTACTGGAACAGCTTCTTCAACGCGGTGCTGTACCTCAACGACTCCAGCAAGTTCCCCATCCAGGTGATCCTGCGCAGTTACGTGCTCAACGGGCAGAGCATCAACGCGTCGGCCATGGGCGTCCACGCGGTGCCGCCGGCGACCTCCTTGCAGATGGCCGTGCTGATCATCGCCATCGTGCCCATCTTCTGTGTCTACCCCTTCCTGCAGAAGTTCTTCGTCAAGGGCGTCCTCACCGGGGCGATCAAGGGCTGA
- a CDS encoding extracellular solute-binding protein, translated as MSTNLSRRGFMGAAGIAGLTVAGLSTLSACGSGASVSKGGSKASAKLKLPSYVPAKTAPADLAGNAAGLDAAYLRYPKALTKSVAKAPGDGSRITALTETFTTPAPPQGKNAYWQELNKRLGARFDMTIVVDQGVDAYLQKFNAMMAGGDIPDLVWFPPNQGIQRVPELLDAKFHDLTPHLSGDAVKDYPNLANLPTTSWKTAVVNGKIRGVTVAYGSMGQVYVVNQDFWKPVGGAEFTSAEDFLAKGKELADPKRNKYVLEPAYVNHIGQFAQWFGAPSGWRLEGGKLTHMYETEEYQEAVAFAVKVAKAGLFWPDPNLSTTMEKMAQGSLGAYVQSFPSFLVDAKTYDFPFGVIVPFAAKSGAKPRYSMGYGSVGYTAISKKADDKRVKMLLGVMDYLAAPFGTEERLFLDNGIEGKHFTRTAKGDIKLTPKGSSEAVTTAMPLAFLAAGPEYIYLPGQPELAGHIHGWQQDLLKISQSNPTSGHFSDTSTSKSPSLTTAMSDCQLDIVAGRKPVSAFKEQLAKWRSGGGDKMRAEFEASLAGK; from the coding sequence ATGTCCACCAACTTGTCCCGGCGCGGTTTCATGGGCGCCGCGGGAATCGCCGGCCTCACCGTGGCCGGGCTGTCGACCCTGAGCGCCTGCGGCAGCGGTGCCTCGGTCAGCAAGGGCGGTTCCAAGGCGTCGGCCAAGCTCAAGCTGCCGTCGTACGTGCCCGCGAAGACCGCCCCCGCCGACCTGGCGGGCAACGCGGCCGGGCTCGACGCCGCGTATCTGCGCTACCCCAAGGCCCTCACCAAGTCGGTGGCCAAGGCGCCCGGCGACGGCAGCCGCATCACGGCCCTCACCGAGACGTTCACCACCCCCGCACCGCCGCAGGGCAAGAACGCCTACTGGCAGGAGCTGAACAAGCGCCTCGGGGCCCGGTTCGACATGACGATCGTGGTGGACCAGGGCGTCGACGCCTACCTGCAGAAGTTCAACGCCATGATGGCCGGCGGCGACATACCCGACCTGGTGTGGTTCCCGCCGAACCAGGGCATCCAGCGCGTGCCCGAGCTGCTCGACGCCAAGTTCCACGACCTCACCCCGCACCTCTCGGGCGACGCGGTGAAGGACTACCCGAACCTGGCGAACCTGCCGACCACCTCCTGGAAGACCGCCGTGGTCAACGGCAAGATCCGCGGCGTCACCGTCGCCTACGGCTCCATGGGCCAGGTCTACGTCGTCAACCAGGACTTCTGGAAGCCGGTCGGCGGCGCCGAGTTCACCAGCGCCGAGGACTTCCTCGCCAAGGGCAAGGAGCTCGCGGACCCCAAGCGCAACAAGTACGTCCTGGAGCCGGCGTACGTGAACCACATCGGCCAGTTCGCCCAGTGGTTCGGCGCGCCCAGCGGCTGGCGGCTGGAGGGTGGAAAGCTGACCCACATGTACGAGACGGAGGAGTACCAGGAGGCCGTGGCGTTCGCCGTCAAGGTGGCCAAGGCCGGTCTCTTCTGGCCGGACCCCAACCTCTCCACCACGATGGAGAAGATGGCGCAGGGCTCGCTCGGCGCCTACGTGCAGTCCTTCCCCAGCTTCCTGGTGGACGCCAAGACGTACGACTTCCCGTTCGGCGTCATCGTGCCCTTCGCCGCCAAGTCCGGTGCGAAGCCGAGGTACAGCATGGGCTACGGCTCGGTCGGCTACACCGCCATCAGCAAGAAGGCCGATGACAAGCGCGTGAAGATGCTGCTGGGCGTCATGGACTACCTGGCCGCCCCGTTCGGTACCGAGGAGCGCCTCTTCCTCGACAACGGCATCGAGGGCAAGCACTTCACCCGTACGGCCAAGGGCGACATCAAGCTCACGCCCAAGGGGAGCTCGGAGGCCGTGACCACGGCCATGCCGCTGGCCTTCCTCGCCGCCGGACCCGAGTACATCTACCTGCCGGGCCAGCCCGAACTGGCCGGCCACATCCACGGCTGGCAGCAGGACCTCCTCAAGATCAGCCAGTCCAACCCGACGAGCGGACACTTCTCCGACACCTCCACCAGCAAGAGCCCCTCGCTCACCACCGCGATGAGCGACTGCCAGCTGGACATCGTCGCGGGCCGCAAGCCGGTCTCCGCGTTCAAGGAGCAGCTGGCGAAGTGGCGCTCCGGCGGCGGTGACAAGATGCGCGCCGAGTTCGAGGCCTCGCTCGCCGGCAAGTAG